CTCCACCAAGCTTGGGGCTGCTGGCGACAGCCAAGTTCCAACCCTCTCAGCAGCGGGAACCACAAGATGTGAAGGGAAAAGCCCTTTATGAGACAGCCACAAAACATCCCACAATAAAAATGATGTTGGGCAAGAATGTATgctcctgtgtatgtgtgtcatgTAGAATAGTAAAAAGGGGGAAGCATGGCGTATTTCAACATGGCCATAGTACATGCTGTGGTTGTCAGCTTCCATCCAGGGAGGAGTGGTTCAGGGTGGAAATGATAGCTCATGCAGGGAGGTGAGCACAGGGGACGGTTcacacacagggaggtgagcacagGGAACGGCTCACACACATAGGTGAGCACAGGGGATGgctcacacagggaggtgagcacgTTGGACAattcacacacacagggaggtgagcacgGGGGATAGCTCACACACATAGGAGGTGAGCACAGGGGATGGCTCACACACATAGGAGGTGAGCACGGGGGACGGTTCACATACACATAGGTGGGCACGGGGGACAGCTTACACACAGGGAGGGAGCACGGGGGACAgctcacacagggaggtgagcacagGGGATGACTCAGGGAGGTGAGCACGGGACAgctcacacagggaggtgagtacaggggatggctcacacagggaggtgagcacaggggacagctcacacagggaggtgagcacgggacagctcacacagggaggtgagtacaggggatggctcacacagggaggtgagcacaggggacagctcacacagggaggtgagcacaggggacagctcacacagggaggtgagcacgggacagctcacacagggaggtgagtacaggggatggctcacacagggaggtgagcacaggggacagctcacacagggaggtgagcacagGGGATGACTcacacacagggaggtgagcacagGGGACGGCCCACACACATAGGTGAGCACAGGGGATGgctcacacagggaggtgagcacgggggacaattcacacacacagggaggtgagcacagGGGGATAGCTCACACACATAGGAGGTGAGCACAGGGGATGGTTCACACACACAGGAGGTGAGCACGGGGGACAGTTcacacacagggaggtgagcacagGGGACAGCTCACACACATAGGAGGTGAGCACAGGGGATGGCTCACACACATAGGAGGTGAACACGGGGGACGGTTCACATACACATAGGTGGGCACGGGGGACAGCTTACACACAGGGAGGGAGCACAGGGGACAgctcacacagggaggtgagtacaggggatggctcacacagggaggtgagcacaggggacagctcacacagggaggtgagcacagGGGACGGCCCACACGGGACGGCCcacacacagggaggtgagcatGGGGGATGGCccacacagggaggtgagcacggaggatggcccacacacagggaggtgagcatGGGGGACGGCTCACATAGGGAAGTGAGCACAGGGAATGGCccacacagggaggtgagcacgggggacagctcacacagggaggtgagcacaggggacagctcacacagggaggtgagcacgGGGGACAGCTCACACAGGGAGGTGACCACGGGGGACAgctcacacagggaggtgagcacgGGGGACGGTTCACACACATAGGAGTGAGCACAGGGGATGACTcacacacagggaggtgagcacgGGGGATGACTcacacacagggaggtgagcacgGGGGACGGCccacacagggaggtgagcacgGGGGACGGCCcacacacagggaggtgagcacgGGGGACGGCccacacagggaggtgagcacgGGGGACGGCCcacacacagggaggtgagcatGGGGGACAGCTCACATAGGGAGGTGAGCACAGGTGAGGGTACAGCTGCCACGCTGTGAGGCCAGGCTACCTCTTCAGGACAGAGCTTTCAGTGAGTGCCCCACAGCCCTGGGGTCAGGATATCAACAAAGGCACGAGACAATTCTAGGGCTGGATGTTGGTGGTTGGGAATAATAGCTGAACTGTCCGTGGCCTTTCCCCACAGCAGCAACAGGGCTTCCGAGCTGTGCTGACCTGGACAAAGGGGCTCTGTTCTGTTGTCTCCCACCCTGACCCCAGGAAACAGTGACAACAGACGTCCACTCGGGCTGAGGTTTACTGTCTGATTCACAAAGCATGTAACTTACAGGGAGGCCAATAAGGAGATCCAGACCCCTAGGACCAAGAGCCACTCGGTCCCTGGCTCAGCTCTATCTACCACCAGGACGAAGCTCCCACACTGGTGGTCAGCACAGAGCTCCAGGCGACTCAGCAGAAGGGACCACATGCGCTTGTCTGGCCAATGTCTGCTCCAGTCCTCACGGCTTCCTGTGAGTCGCCCACGTCCTATTTGTCCAATCCATCCAGCTGTGGCACAGGGGAGAGATGGACAGTGAGAGCGACTGCTGGGCCGTCTCAAAACTCGGGAAGAGATGGAGCTGAGATTTGATGTGTgatagcaggtgctgtggcccccTGGTGTGACCAGAGTGGCAGTCCTGGGGACCCTCTGCCCACTCAGACACAGGTTTACATCTTGGCTCTCCTCATAGGAGGAGGGGTTCCTCTGTGGACAGCTCAGAAACCAACATCCATAATTCTGGAGCCAGAGTGGCAGCAGCACCTTCTCTAAGGCCTCCCTAGTAGGACCAGGAGAGCTGGGAAAACGCTCCCCTCGCCCAGGTCTGTGAACTGGCCTGACCAGGGTCCCTACTGCTTGTTGAGCCAGCTTGCCATCCCACAGAAATGGCACCTACATCCAGGCCCTCAGCTAGTTCAGGAATAAACTGGAATCCTGGAACTGAGGGTAGCAGGGCCGTATGTGGATGGCAAAGTCCATCTCACCTCCTCAGTAACCAAGCAGTTGCTAGGTTCACTCTGGGTAAGACACAGGCTGAGCTAGAAGGTGGGGAGAGTGCTGGTCTGTGCTGTGCTGTAGTGGACTGgggcaggacagcaggtgtgatCCATCTGATGAACGCACAGTGTCACACCACCCATCACAGAAAACAGCCCTGAGCCCCACGGCTCTGATCAGGACCCTCGGGCCAATCCCACGTGCCCCACAGCTCTGACCAGGACCCTCAGGGCCAAGCCCACATGTCCCATGGCTCTCACTGCTTTCTGCCACTCCACTCAAGATCATAAGTTTTGGCAGTTGGCAGGAGGCAGATCTGTGGCCTCAAAACTGCATCTAGAAGCTTCCGCAGTATAAGCCTAGCCCCCCACAAGGTGCAGGAAACATCAACCATTTTAAGTTTGACCTGCATTGCCTGCCAGACCTCGGGTCATCCAGCTCCACACCAGGGGACCCCAGACCCCAACTCCTCACCAGGAAGACCCCAGGCCCCAGCTCTACACCAAGGAGACCCCAGGCCCCAGCCTCCACACCATGGAGAACCCAAGCCCTGCACAGCAGTCACACCTTTCTTGTTTCCTGCTGCACAAGGTCCCGCATGTCCTGTGTCCAACCCAGAAGATCCACCAGCTCCTCCACACCATGCACCACGTCCCCAAGCTGGGCCACATCCCTGCTGCGTGGATGAGAGGCCAAGGACCCCACCAGGCTCCAGTTGATGAGCACTCGGGGCACCGAGTTCCGTACAGCCTCAGACAGGCTAGCAAATGGCTCCACCTGGAAGAGAGTGATTGGTGGGACAGAGTGTGCATCCCAAAACCCCACCTGGAAGACAGGCACAGCAGGTACTCCATGGCCAGTAGCCACCCCCTATGTTACAAAGCCATCACTTCTTTTCTGCAACCAAACTTCCCCTGCCCAATCAGAGTGACCCGCCTACCCCCTCCCTACCCTCCCGCCAGCCATACGCTCTGTGATGCCATCTCCTGTCCCACCGGTCCCTGTGCCCTGGACGTGTCCCTTGATAGGGTCATCACTGCTTCGGGCATGGCACCCATCTCCCAGCGCAGGCCCCACCCTTCTTACCCCACACCCAGAGCCACCTCCTGCCTCCAGGCCAGAAGCACCCCAACGCCTCCCTGCCCAGCTGAGCCCCCACACCTCCAGTGAGGTCCCCAGGATGAGCAGCAGGTCCGCCATGGGAAAGTCCACCACATGCAAGAAGAACCTGTGGGGCAGCGGCTCCCCGAAGAACACAATGTCAGGCTTCACCACGCCTGTGCAGAccgggcagcaggggaccctgccTGCCATCACGTCAACCTGGACCACAGAGAGGCAGGCAATGCCTTGTGAAATGAGCCACTCACAGAA
The sequence above is a segment of the Ochotona princeps isolate mOchPri1 chromosome 4, mOchPri1.hap1, whole genome shotgun sequence genome. Coding sequences within it:
- the LOC101536062 gene encoding NAD-dependent protein deacetylase sirtuin-3, mitochondrial isoform X6, encoding MAGRVPCCPVCTGVVKPDIVFFGEPLPHRFFLHVVDFPMADLLLILGTSLEVEPFASLSEAVRNSVPRVLINWSLVGSLASHPRSRDVAQLGDVVHGVEELVDLLGWTQDMRDLVQQETRKLDGLDK
- the LOC101536062 gene encoding NAD-dependent protein deacetylase sirtuin-3, mitochondrial isoform X5, producing the protein MLAKELYPGKYRPNVAHYFLRLLHDKGLLLRLYTQNIDGLERASGIPSSKLVEAHGTFASATCTVCRRSFPGENFRVDVMAGRVPCCPVCTGVVKPDIVFFGEPLPHRFFLHVVDFPMADLLLILGTSLEVEPFASLSEAVRNSVPRVLINWSLVGSLASHPRSRDVAQLGDVVHGVEELVDLLGWTQDMRDLVQQETRKLDGLDK